The Anaerolineales bacterium sequence GGACAGCCGATACTTGGCTTTTGCGGGTCAAATGGATGGTTTCTCATCCGATCTATACTTGTTCGACACGGAGGACGACTCGGTAACGCGGCTCACTTCCGGTCCCGGGCAGATTCAACGAATCTCCTGGTCCCCGGACAGCAAGCACATCATGCACGCCAGTGCGAATATGTTCAGCGTACATACACCCACGACGAACCACGTTGTCTCCGTGGATGGCACAAACGCGATCTCCTTCCCCTACGACGTAGGAGAATTTGAAGGCGGCTGGTTGAATAACGATCAGTATTTCGTCCATGAAGCTGCGAATGGACCGGGAGAGTATGACATCACGCTTCTCGATATTACCGAGGGCACTGCGCAAATGATCTGGCCAGACAGCTTCTCCACGACGGATTACATCGCTAGACGCAATCTTCTACTCGTCACGACCCTTCCGACCGAATCCGAACTTGAACCGGGCGTTTTTTTGGTCAACATCAACAACGCAAGTTACTCACGAATCGCCACAGGCATCGCCTCGGGGAAAGCCCTCGAACATAATGATTATCTCTGTGCTGTTTCGCTGGTTGATGATGGCACCTACCTTGTCACAATGGATCACGAAACGCAGAAAATCTCCGAGATGAGTGGCAGAATCGCAGTATCACCAAGTGACGATCTGCTTGCCATTTACGGCAGTAACTATCGTGACGAAAAAAACGGATTGGATATCTATTCCCTTCAAGATCAATCGACGATAACCGTCTTCGATCGTAGTGTGAGCAAGGTGATTTGGTCTCCCGAAGCTTCCTGCCTCTTCTTTGTCGCCGACGACTCCCTATATCGATACGATGTAACGCAAAGAACCACAACGTTGATCGATCCGCTCATTGAAAGAAGTCACAGCTGGCGTACCGAGTATCGGTTTATCCATATAGAATGAAGCCGAGGCATGAGTCATGAAAAAACCCCCCGTGGTGACGCCCGACGAAGAAGTGGACGTGGTGGGGCGCGTTTTCGGCGCGCCGCTGGTCGTCAAGGGACGCACATGGCTGCCGCTCACACAGGCCGGCGCGTGGGCCTACCTGGCCAAGCGCAGCGATAAACCGGGCCGATCCTGGCTGACCCGGTTGGCAGTAGGGTTCTTGAAGATGGCCGCCATGCTGGGTTCGGAGTGGCTGCATAATCTGGCCCACGCCGCGGCAGCACGCCTGGTGGGAAAACCGATGGACGCCCTGCGCGTGACCTGGGGCATGCCGCTGGTGGTGTACTACGAGCCGGACGATCCCAGCGTCACGCCGGAACAGCACATCGCCCGTTCGCTGGGCGGGCCGCTGCTGAACGCAGGCCTGCTCATCCCGCTGGCCTGCCTGCGAAGTACGACCGCGCCCGGTTCGGCGGCCCGCGAAGTGTGCGACTTCACCCTGGGCACGAACGTGTTCATCGGAAGCGTCGGGCTGCTGCCGATCCCGTACTTCGACGGCGGTCCAATTCTCAAGTGGTCGCTCGTCCGGCGCGGGCACAGCACCGCCGCGGCGGAGGAAACCGTTCGCAAAGCCAACCGGGGCTTGGGCGCGGTGCTTTCCCTCGCCGGCGTACTGGCGCTGCTGAAACGCAAATTCTTGATCGCCTGGTTCCTCGGCTTTCTCGGCACGGTGGCTGCGGCGATCGGATTCGGACTGATCGAGGAATAATCCCGCAGTTCGTCAGCTCCTGTCGAATGGAACGCCGTGAAAAACGAGCCCTGCCCGACCGTCGATGTGAGGGTCAGGCAGGGCATTTTTACGTCAGTTGTACGGAATCGTTTCGTGGTAGAAGGACTTCCAGTCCAGCACCCAGCCTGCCGTTCCGACCCGGGCGTATTCGATCAGGTAGACGTTGCCGCTGTCGTCGGTGGCGAAGACGACCGGCGATGTCGTGCCGGGCTGGTCTTCCATCCAGCGCGAGGCGGTGACGCTCAGCATGCTCGGTGCGTCCTGCGGATCAGCGCCGGGCGCCCAGAGGTGCGTTTCGAAGTAGCGCCACTGCCACTTCGTCTCACCGTACATCGGCTCGAACCAGAGCAGGTTCCCCCCGCCCTGCGGGACGGCGAGCATGAACCCGCGCGCAGCTTCGTCCCAGGTCATGTCGACGTCGAGCCACGATCCGACGCCCGAAGGATTGCCCAGCTGCGTGGGGACGGCCCACCCGCCCGCGGTGAGGGTCGTGCGCCAGATCTGCCCCGCCGAGTCGATCATGGCGACGTGCAGCTCGTCTTCGTAGTTGAGCGCGGTGATGCGGTCGAACGATCCGGAAGCGACCGTGCTCCACGATCCCCAGCTGTCGTCTGCGCTCTTGTTGAGCGTAAAAGCGTTTCCGTTCTCGGCGACCACGAAAAGCTGGCAGCGGTTATTGAGGTCGTGCGTCGTGTCGATGTCGGCCACGCTGGTGAGCGAACCTGGCAGCGCCACACTCGACCAGGCGCCGTTCCACTGGCCGTTCGATTGCACGGAGCGGGTGTAGATCTCCGAGTCATCCGCCACGACGAACACCTGTGGGCGGCCGCTGGAGTCCGCCGAGCAGGCGGCGATGCGCGTCAGCTCTTTTCCCTTGGCTGGCGTGCCCAGGGTCTGCCAGAAGTCGAAAGCGTCGGCGTAGCCGGGCGCAGAACCGCTGCGCGCCCGGTAGACCACCTGGTCCAGATCGCTGTCGACGGCAAACACGGCCGTCGCCATGGAATTATCCGGGCGCCGGTGTACGGCGACGTTGGATGCGTACCTCGGCGCCAGGCGGAAGCGCTCGACGCTGGCTCCGACGTTGTCGGCGTGTGCGGGTGTGTCCGGGGTACAAACCGGCGCGAGCTGGGAGAAATCCGCCGGTCCGCCGCCGTGCCCGACCCCAATGACGTACCATGTTCCCGGATTGCAGCCTCCCGTCGTCTTGTACATGATGGGCGATCCGGACGAACCACCCACCGTGTCGCAGTTGTGCACCACCACGTCGTTGTTCACGGCGGAGAGCTGGCAGTCGGCGTGGATCATGCCCGCGCCCCAGCGGGAGTTGCAGCCCACGATGTCGCGATGCACACCGTCGTAGAAAGGCGCCTCGCGCATGGTGATGGCCCACATGCCGCCATTAGCGCCCACCCAACCGCAGTTCGTCGAATCCCATTCCATGTTGTCCCACGTCGTGGCATCGTTATCGTCGTAGGGAAAATGATGGCGCGTGTAGGCCGGGTTGACCAGCTCCGTGCCCGACGCCGGCATCGCCGAAGCCAGGCGCAGCGGGGTCAGATCGAGCCCGTCCGTGTCCTGCCAGTTATCCACGCGTGCGATGCCCCAATCCATCCCCGACCCGAGCAGCGACTCACCTGCGCGCGAGCCGACCACGGTGCGGATCACGTCGGCGCGCGGCACATGGTACGCATCTGCAGCGACGCGGTCCGGGTGGAAGTTCGGATAGAAGCGCAGTCCGGTCTGCCACGCTCCGGTCGTGGTGTTCTCGAAACAATGGGCGGCAGCGACGATGTGGTCGGCGTCGATGAGGAACGCAGTGCAGCCGTTGTTGAGATAGCCGACCGCATTGTACGGCTGGCCGGGATCCTGCTTGAGTTCTTTGTACGCACGACCGCAGTACAGCGTTGCACCGGCCGATTCGATTCCGACGATCAAAAGCAAAAACAGCAGCGAGACGAAAGCTTTCTTGATTCTGGATTCCATGATGTCCCTCCCGGGAAGGTAGAGTTGAATTACGCAACGATTGAGAAGAAACCGTGTTCTCTTGGTCACAAGGGACGTGCCCGTCGAAGATGCAGGATGCCATCCCCCTACTATTCTGGGAATAGTGTCTCCTCTGTCTTCAATAAAATACACCCGTATTCGAGACATGCGCAAGAGCCCCGCAAAGCCTGCATCATCCGAGGCCAATATCTCCCGCGACCAAGTGTTGATTTCCCCTCCGCTTTGTGCTATGATCCTCGAAGCTCAAGCAGAGCATGAAATGAAACGATCAACGGACAGCAAGAAGTATTATTACTACTATTTTTGGTGGGAGGAGGGCCCACCGTTTCTGCGCGTTGACTAGTTCATAACCAGAATTTGTCGGAATACCCAAGCGCGGAGCAGCGGCTCGGCGCTTTTTCGTTTTCCGGGACACATTCGAGGCACGACCCGGAAAACCCTTGTGAAACGACGTGCCGGGAGGTGGCCGTGATTATCGTCATGAAGCATCAAGCCAACGCAAAGCAGGTGGCCGCCGTGGTTTCCCGCGTGGAGAACCTCGGTTACCGCACGCATCTCAGCGAAGGCGAAGAACGCACCATCATCGGAGTGATCGGCGACGAACGCCCCGTCGATCTCAACCAACTGGAATTGATGGACGGCGTGGAGAAAGTGCTCCAGGTTCTGCGCCCCTTCAAGCTTCCCTCGCGCGAGATGCACCCACAGGACACCGTGGTGGCCTTAAACGGTGTTAAAATCGGAGGGCCGGAGATCGTCATCATCGCCGGCCCCTGCTCGGTCGAAAACCGCCAGCAGCTGCTGGAGACGGCGCACGCCGTGAAGGAAGCCGGCGGCGCCGCCCTGCGCGGCGGCGTGTTCAAGCCGCGCACCTCGCCCTACAGCTTCCAGGGGTTGGGCGAAGAAGGACTCGAACTCCTGGTCGAAGCCAAGCAAGAGACGGGGCTGCCGATCGTGACCGAGGCGATGACCATCGAACAGGTATCCCTGGTGGCGCGCTACGCCGACGTGATCCAGATCGGCACGCGCAACATGCAGAACTTCCCGCTGCTCAGCGCAGTGGGCGAATCCGGACATCCCGTGCTGCTGAAACGCGGCATGATGTCCACCATCGAGGAATGGCTCATGGCCGCCGATTACATCCTCTCCAAGAACAACCCGCACGTGATCCTCTGCGAGCGCGGCATCCGCACCTTCGAGCGCGCCACGCGTGCCACCACGGACATCAACGCCATCCCGGTGCTCAAGGAACTCACCCATCTGCCGGTCATCCTCGACCCCAGCCACAGCACGGGGAAGAGCGCCTACGTCAGATCCGTGGCTCGCGCCGGGGTCGCCGCCGGAGCGGACGGCCTGATCGTCGAAGTCCACGTGCATCCCGAGGAAGCCCTTTCCGACGGCGCGCAGAGCATCAAACCGGAAACCTTCGCCGAACTCGTGCACGAAGCCCAGGTTTTGAGCGAAGCCGTGGGTAGAAAGCTCGCCAAGCACTGATGAGACTCTCCGAAACGCGCCTCTCGATCGTTGGGCTGGGCCTGATGGGCGGATCCCTCGCCCGCGCCCTGCAGGGCCAGGTTGCCGAGCTGATCGGCATGGACTGGGATCCCCAGGTGGTGCAGCAGGCAAACGAGCTGGGAATCTTCGATCGCGCCAGCAACGACCTGCACTACACTTTGGAAAACAGCGATCTGGTCGTGCTGGCCACGCCGGTGCGTGCCATTCTGGACACGCTGAAACAAATCGGCCGAGACCTACCGGTGCCGCCGCGATTGTTCGACCTCGGATCGACCAAGGTCGAAATCGTCCAGGCGATGAAAGCCCTGCCGAAGGGAGTCGACGTCCTGGGCGGACATCCGTTGTGCGGAAAGGAACGTGCCGGGCTGGCCTCCAGCGAAGCCGATCTCTATCGCAACAAAACCTTCGTGATCACGCCCCTGGAGCGTACATCGGAGGAGATGCTGGCGCTGATCGAAGAGCTCATCGCCGCCGTAAACGCTCGCGCCTTGGTCATGGACCCCGAACGCCACGACAGCCTGGTGGCGGTCACCAGCCACCTGCCGTATTTATTGGCGGTTACGTTGATCTCCGTGGGCATGGAAGCCAGCGCCGTGGATGACGCCATCTGGGACCTGATCGCCTCCGGTTTCATCGACACCTCCCGCCTGGCGGCCAGCGATGTGACCGTGATGAGCGACATCCTGCTCACCAACCGGGGAGAGATTCAGAAGGCGCTCGAGCGTGCCATACTCAACCTGCAGGAACTGACCAAAATCATCGCCTCCGGCGACGCCGACAGGCTCTTCGCTGAATTGACCCTGATCCGCAGTCAACGCGCCAGTATAGACAACCAAGAATCCGAGGAGCCTCATGGAAATCCGCATCCCCAAAGCGGCTAAGAAACTACGCGGCAGCGTGCGCCCGCCGGGAGACAAATCGATCTCCCACCGCGCCTTGCTCCTGGGCGGCATCGCCCAGGGCACCAGCCGCATCCAGGGATTTCTACGCGCCGGCGTCACCGACGCCATGCTGGGCTGCCTGAAAACCCTCGGCGTCGATGCGGAATTCATGGGCGACGACGATCTGGTCATCGTCGGCCGCCCCTGGCGTACACCGGACGAAACCCTGGACTGCCACAACTCAGGCGCCACGATGCGCATGCTGCTCGGCGCGCTGGCCGCCCAGCCCATCGAAGCCACGCTGGACGGCACCCAGCGCCTGCGTAAACGCCCGATGAAACGCGTGGTGGATCCTCTACGCCGCATGGGCGCCGACATTCAGGGCGCGGCGGATCAACCCCCGCTCGAGGTTCACGGCCGGAAGCTGCACGGCATCGACTACGAAATGCCCGTCGCTTCGGCGCAGGTGAAGACCGCCATACTGCTGGCGGCGCTTTTTGCCGACGGTCCCACGACACTCCACGAACCCGGCCCATCGCGCGACCACACCGAACGCATGCTGCGCTGTCTGGGCGTATCGGTGAACGCCAACAACGGCGACGTCGAACTGAAACCGGAAGCGGGGCCGCTGTCGGCCTTCTCGCTGGTCGTCCCCGCGGACGTCTCCTCCGCCGCGTTCCTGATCACCGCCGCCGCCATGATTCCCGGTTCCAAACTGGAACTGCGGAGCGTCGGGGTCAATCCCACCCGCACGGGCTTGATCGACGTCCTGCAGGAAATGGGCGCAGACATTCGCCCAGAAAACGAACACCAATCGGGCCTGGAGCCGATCGCCGATCTCATCGTCCGGCAGGGCCAGCTGCGCGGCGTGGCGGTTTCCGGCGAGCGCGTGGTGCGCATGATCGACGAATTCCCCATCTTCGCCGTCGCCGCCACGCAGGCCGAAGGTGAGAGCGTCGTCACCGATGCCGCCGAGCTGCGTGTGAAGGAATCCGACCGCATCGTCTCGCTGGTCGGCGAACTGCAGAAAATGGGCGCCCAGATCGAAGCCCGGGAAGACGGCTTCGCGATCGCCGGGCCAACCCGGCTCCAGGGCGCTGTCGTCGAGTCGCACAAGGACCACCGCCTGGCCATGGCGCTGACCGTCGCCGGATTGATCGCCGAGGGCGAAACGGTGGTGCGCGGGGCGGAATGCATCCAGCAGTCCTACCCCGAATTCGTGCCCACGCTGATCTCCTGCGGAGCTGAATTGGCATGAGCCGTGCCGGCCTGCTGGGTTACCCGCTGTCGCACTCCGTGTCGCCGGCGATGCACAACGCGGCCTTTGCCGCCTTGGAGCTTCCCGGGCGCTACGATTTGTTGGAGACGCCGGCCGAGGAACTTGCAGCGGCGGTGGCGCGCTTGCGCCAGGATGACTGGCTGGGCGCCAACGTGACCATCCCGTACAAGGCTCGCGTGATTCCGCTGCTGGACGAGATCGATCCTTCGGCGGCGGGGATCGGCGCGGTGAACACCATCGTCTGTGACGAGCAGCGGTTGATCGGACACAACACTGACGTTACCGGTTTCCGGGTCGATCTGCGTTCGCACGGCGTCGAGATCGATGGGGACAACGTGGTCGTCCTCGGCAGCGGTGGTGCAGCGCGCGCCGTCACGGCAGCGTTGATCCCTGACGGGGCGCACATCAAATTCATCACCCCGCTCATCGATGAAGCCCAGCGCCTGATCGAAGACTTGATCGTACCCGCCGGCGCAGAAGCGCAGATCCTGCCCTGGGAAGGCGGCAGCTTCGCCGGAATCGAATGCCGCCTGCTGGTCAACGCCACGCCGGTGGGCATGTCGCCAGACGTCGAAGCCTGCCCCTGGCCGCAGGACGTCTTCCTGCCCGCGGGTGCTTTCGTATACGATCTGGTTTACAATCCGGCCGAAACGATGCTGATGAAGCGCGCTCGCGCCGAAGGTCTGGAATCCGGCAGCGGCCTGGGCATGCTCGTCGAACAGGGCGCTTTGGCCTTCGAACTTTGGACGGGGGAAACGCCCCCGCGCCGGGTGATGGCGGCCGCAGCGCAAGCCGCCCTGGAGGGTCGACGTGCTTAGATACCTCACCGCCGGTGAATCCCACGGCCCGCAGTTGACGGCCATTCTGGAAGGCATGCCCGCCGGGCTGCCGCTTTCGGCGGACGACATCGCGCCCGACCTGGCCCAGCGCCAGAGCGGCTACGGCGCCGGCCCGCGTATGAAGCTGGAGAAGGACGCCGTCGAGATCGGCGGAGGCGTGCTGGCCGGACAGACGACCGGCGCGCCGATCGCCCTGATCATCCGCAACCGCGATCACGCAAACTGGAAGGGCAAGACCGTCCCCGCCATGACCGTTCCCCGGCCGGGACACGCCGACCTGACGGCCGCAGTGAAGTACGGCTATTCCGATTTTCGCTTCAGCCTGGAGCGCGCTTCGGCGCGCGAGACGGCCGCGCGCGTGGCGGTCGGCGCGGTGTGCCGCAAACTGCTGGCGCAGTTCGACATCCGCGTCGGCAGCTACGTCACCGCCATCGGACAAGTCAGCGCCAATCTGGATGCGCTGAATCTGGAAATGCGCCTCGCCCGGGCGGCGGAGAGCGAAGTACACTGCCCGGACGAAGCGGGAACGCAAGCGATGCAGGCGGAGATCAAGGCCGCCATGCAGGCCAAAGACACCGTAGGCGGCATTTTCGAGGTCGTCGCCATGGGGCTGCCGCCCGGTTTGGGCAGCCACGTCCACGGCGACCGCCGCCTGAGCAGCCAACTGGCCGCGGCGCTGATGAGCATCCCGGCCATGAAGGGCGTCGAGATCGGCGAGGGATTCGCCCTGGCCTACAAACGCGGCACGGAAGTCCACGACGAGATCGAACTCGAGGACGGCATCCTTTTACGGCGCAGCAACCGCGCCGGCGGCCTGGAAGGCGGCATCACCACCGGCGAACCCCTTATACTGCGCGTGGCGATGAAACCGATCTCTACCACGCTCACGCCGCGCGCTTCGGTGGACGTCGCCCGCGGCGAGGCGGCGCAGACCAACTACGAGCGTTCGGACTTCTGCGCCGTGCCGCGCGCCGCGGTGGTCGGTGAAGCCGTGGTCTGCATCGTGCTGGCCAACGCCCTGCTCCAAAAACTGGGCGGTGATTCGCTCGACGAACTGCTGGAGCGTTTTCGCCAATTGCGCACCGCTCGTCTCGAAGATCTGGAGATGGACGATGAGCCCATCGTCTTCTGGGATTAGCGCCCTGGCGCCGCAGAACGTGGCGCTCTTCGGTCCGCCGGGGTCCGGTAAAAGTGCCGTCGGCAGACTTCTGGCGCAGCATTTGCAGCGCAATTTTCTCGACATGGACGCCCGCATCGAGGAACGGGCCGGTAAGCCGATTCCCGCCATCTTCGGCGAAGATGGCGAACCCGCATTCCGCGAGATGGAAGCCGGCCTCTGCCGGCAATTGGCCGGCGAAAGCGGGCAGGTGATCTCCTGCGGCGGCGGCGCGCTGGTCGATCCCGGCAACCGCGAACTGATGGAAGCCAGCGGCCGGGTGATCTTCCTGGATTGCCCGCAAGAAGTCCTGCTGCGGCGCACACAGAAAGCGGACCACCGCCCGCTGCTCAGTGGGGATAAAGAAGCGCAGCTGCTGGCGCTGCTGGAAAAACGGCATGAGGTATACGCCTCCTTCCCCTACCGCGTCGACGCCTCCGGCGACGACCCCGAACGCATCGCGCAGGCAGCCCTGGCGCTGCTGGACGATTTGGGCAGTTCGACCTTACGCGTCGAAGCGCCGCCCCCGGCCTACGACGTCATTCTCGGAACCGATCTGTTGCAAAGCGTGGATGCGCTCTTGTCCGAACGCGGCTTGAATCCGCCCTTCGTCGTGGTGAGCGATTCGAACGTCGCCCCGCTATACGCCGGGAGCGTTTGCGAAGGATTGGACGCCGAATCGGTCGTGATCCCCGCCGGCGAGGAACACAAGACGCTCGATACGGTCCGCACGCTCTATGAACGATTCCTGGAATTGGGAATCGAACGCCGCGCAACGATCGTAGCCCTGGGCGGCGGCGTGATCGGAGACATGACCGGATTTGCTGCGGCGACATTCATGCGCGGCGTGCGCTGGGTCAATCTGCCCACCACCCTGCTGGCCATGGTGGACGCCAGCATCGGTGGAAAGGTCGGCGTCGATTTGCCCCAGGGGAAAAACCTGGTCGGCGCCTTTCATCCGCCATCCTTGGTCATCAGCGATACGGACACGCTGGACACGCTGCCAGAGAAAGAACTTCGCAACGGCATGGCGGAATTGTTCAAGGCGGCCTTGATCGCCGATCCGCTGCTGTTCGAGTGGCTCGAGCGGGAAAACACGCGGCCGACCGTACGCTGGATCGAACGCGCATTGGCAGTAAAAATCGACATCGTCAACGTCGATCCCTTCGAACACGACGTACGCGCCAAACTCAACCTGGGCCACACCGTGGCGCACGGCCTGGAAGCCGCCAGCGAATTTGGATTAAGCCACGGTGAAGCGGTCGCCATCGGGCTGGTAGCGGAAGCGCGCATGGCCGAGGCGCTGGGTCTGGCGGGCGCAGGATTGGCCGCGCGCATCGAAGCCGTGTTGACCCGACTGGGCCTGCCCACACGCTTCCATAAACTCGCCGTCCCGGAAGTACGCGCGGCCATGTCCAGCGATAAGAAGAAAGCCGGCGGCCGCCTGCATTTCGTTCTGCCGGTCGATCCCGGACGAGCGGAAATCCGCCAAACGGTCCCAGAAAACATCATTCTGCAGACGCTCGAAAGCGTGAAGGAGTCCGCATGAAAACGATCCTGGTGCTCCACGGTCCCAACTTGAACCTGCTCGGTGTGCGCGAACCCCAGGTCTACGGCTCGACCACGCTGGCGCAGATCGACGAGAGTTTAAAGCAAGAAGCGCAGCGCCTGGATCTGTCCGTCGAGACGCTGCAGTCCAACCATGAAGGCGCCTTGATCGACGCCCTGCATCAGGCGCGTGGAAGCGCCAGCGGGGTGATCATCAATCCCGGTGGGCTGACGCACACCTCCGTCTCGCTCCGCGACGCCATCGCCGCCAGCGAGCTGCCGACGGTGGAAGTGCATCTTTCCAACATCTTCGCCCGGGAGGAATACCGCCGCCGGTCGATCAGCGCCGAAGCCTGTGTGGGCATCGTCGCCGGTTTCGGCTGGCGCAGCTACCTGCTGGCCTTGCAAGTCCTGGCTGAACGATTGAACGCGGGAACGGGATGAACGCGATTCAACGGCCAGGCCATCACAGAAATCACACCGAGGAACCCGGATGAAAAAGCAACCCCAATGCATGGACGCCGTCCAGCCCAGCTTTTACGCCGAACTCGACGGGACGATCGCCGGGCTGCGCGCTCGCGGCACGGACGTGATCCGTCTGGACATCGGGTCGCCGGATTTGCCGCCTTCGGAGGCGATCATCGAAACCCTGAACCAGTCGGCCCGCGATCCCGGTCATCACGGCTACCAACC is a genomic window containing:
- a CDS encoding trypsin-like serine protease; translation: MESRIKKAFVSLLFLLLIVGIESAGATLYCGRAYKELKQDPGQPYNAVGYLNNGCTAFLIDADHIVAAAHCFENTTTGAWQTGLRFYPNFHPDRVAADAYHVPRADVIRTVVGSRAGESLLGSGMDWGIARVDNWQDTDGLDLTPLRLASAMPASGTELVNPAYTRHHFPYDDNDATTWDNMEWDSTNCGWVGANGGMWAITMREAPFYDGVHRDIVGCNSRWGAGMIHADCQLSAVNNDVVVHNCDTVGGSSGSPIMYKTTGGCNPGTWYVIGVGHGGGPADFSQLAPVCTPDTPAHADNVGASVERFRLAPRYASNVAVHRRPDNSMATAVFAVDSDLDQVVYRARSGSAPGYADAFDFWQTLGTPAKGKELTRIAACSADSSGRPQVFVVADDSEIYTRSVQSNGQWNGAWSSVALPGSLTSVADIDTTHDLNNRCQLFVVAENGNAFTLNKSADDSWGSWSTVASGSFDRITALNYEDELHVAMIDSAGQIWRTTLTAGGWAVPTQLGNPSGVGSWLDVDMTWDEAARGFMLAVPQGGGNLLWFEPMYGETKWQWRYFETHLWAPGADPQDAPSMLSVTASRWMEDQPGTTSPVVFATDDSGNVYLIEYARVGTAGWVLDWKSFYHETIPYN
- the aroF gene encoding 3-deoxy-7-phosphoheptulonate synthase, which encodes MIIVMKHQANAKQVAAVVSRVENLGYRTHLSEGEERTIIGVIGDERPVDLNQLELMDGVEKVLQVLRPFKLPSREMHPQDTVVALNGVKIGGPEIVIIAGPCSVENRQQLLETAHAVKEAGGAALRGGVFKPRTSPYSFQGLGEEGLELLVEAKQETGLPIVTEAMTIEQVSLVARYADVIQIGTRNMQNFPLLSAVGESGHPVLLKRGMMSTIEEWLMAADYILSKNNPHVILCERGIRTFERATRATTDINAIPVLKELTHLPVILDPSHSTGKSAYVRSVARAGVAAGADGLIVEVHVHPEEALSDGAQSIKPETFAELVHEAQVLSEAVGRKLAKH
- a CDS encoding prephenate dehydrogenase, whose protein sequence is MRLSETRLSIVGLGLMGGSLARALQGQVAELIGMDWDPQVVQQANELGIFDRASNDLHYTLENSDLVVLATPVRAILDTLKQIGRDLPVPPRLFDLGSTKVEIVQAMKALPKGVDVLGGHPLCGKERAGLASSEADLYRNKTFVITPLERTSEEMLALIEELIAAVNARALVMDPERHDSLVAVTSHLPYLLAVTLISVGMEASAVDDAIWDLIASGFIDTSRLAASDVTVMSDILLTNRGEIQKALERAILNLQELTKIIASGDADRLFAELTLIRSQRASIDNQESEEPHGNPHPQSG
- the aroA gene encoding 3-phosphoshikimate 1-carboxyvinyltransferase; the encoded protein is MEIRIPKAAKKLRGSVRPPGDKSISHRALLLGGIAQGTSRIQGFLRAGVTDAMLGCLKTLGVDAEFMGDDDLVIVGRPWRTPDETLDCHNSGATMRMLLGALAAQPIEATLDGTQRLRKRPMKRVVDPLRRMGADIQGAADQPPLEVHGRKLHGIDYEMPVASAQVKTAILLAALFADGPTTLHEPGPSRDHTERMLRCLGVSVNANNGDVELKPEAGPLSAFSLVVPADVSSAAFLITAAAMIPGSKLELRSVGVNPTRTGLIDVLQEMGADIRPENEHQSGLEPIADLIVRQGQLRGVAVSGERVVRMIDEFPIFAVAATQAEGESVVTDAAELRVKESDRIVSLVGELQKMGAQIEAREDGFAIAGPTRLQGAVVESHKDHRLAMALTVAGLIAEGETVVRGAECIQQSYPEFVPTLISCGAELA
- the aroE gene encoding shikimate dehydrogenase, which gives rise to MSRAGLLGYPLSHSVSPAMHNAAFAALELPGRYDLLETPAEELAAAVARLRQDDWLGANVTIPYKARVIPLLDEIDPSAAGIGAVNTIVCDEQRLIGHNTDVTGFRVDLRSHGVEIDGDNVVVLGSGGAARAVTAALIPDGAHIKFITPLIDEAQRLIEDLIVPAGAEAQILPWEGGSFAGIECRLLVNATPVGMSPDVEACPWPQDVFLPAGAFVYDLVYNPAETMLMKRARAEGLESGSGLGMLVEQGALAFELWTGETPPRRVMAAAAQAALEGRRA
- the aroC gene encoding chorismate synthase, giving the protein MLRYLTAGESHGPQLTAILEGMPAGLPLSADDIAPDLAQRQSGYGAGPRMKLEKDAVEIGGGVLAGQTTGAPIALIIRNRDHANWKGKTVPAMTVPRPGHADLTAAVKYGYSDFRFSLERASARETAARVAVGAVCRKLLAQFDIRVGSYVTAIGQVSANLDALNLEMRLARAAESEVHCPDEAGTQAMQAEIKAAMQAKDTVGGIFEVVAMGLPPGLGSHVHGDRRLSSQLAAALMSIPAMKGVEIGEGFALAYKRGTEVHDEIELEDGILLRRSNRAGGLEGGITTGEPLILRVAMKPISTTLTPRASVDVARGEAAQTNYERSDFCAVPRAAVVGEAVVCIVLANALLQKLGGDSLDELLERFRQLRTARLEDLEMDDEPIVFWD
- the aroB gene encoding 3-dehydroquinate synthase; amino-acid sequence: MSPSSSGISALAPQNVALFGPPGSGKSAVGRLLAQHLQRNFLDMDARIEERAGKPIPAIFGEDGEPAFREMEAGLCRQLAGESGQVISCGGGALVDPGNRELMEASGRVIFLDCPQEVLLRRTQKADHRPLLSGDKEAQLLALLEKRHEVYASFPYRVDASGDDPERIAQAALALLDDLGSSTLRVEAPPPAYDVILGTDLLQSVDALLSERGLNPPFVVVSDSNVAPLYAGSVCEGLDAESVVIPAGEEHKTLDTVRTLYERFLELGIERRATIVALGGGVIGDMTGFAAATFMRGVRWVNLPTTLLAMVDASIGGKVGVDLPQGKNLVGAFHPPSLVISDTDTLDTLPEKELRNGMAELFKAALIADPLLFEWLERENTRPTVRWIERALAVKIDIVNVDPFEHDVRAKLNLGHTVAHGLEAASEFGLSHGEAVAIGLVAEARMAEALGLAGAGLAARIEAVLTRLGLPTRFHKLAVPEVRAAMSSDKKKAGGRLHFVLPVDPGRAEIRQTVPENIILQTLESVKESA
- the aroQ gene encoding type II 3-dehydroquinate dehydratase, with product MKTILVLHGPNLNLLGVREPQVYGSTTLAQIDESLKQEAQRLDLSVETLQSNHEGALIDALHQARGSASGVIINPGGLTHTSVSLRDAIAASELPTVEVHLSNIFAREEYRRRSISAEACVGIVAGFGWRSYLLALQVLAERLNAGTG